In Minwuia thermotolerans, the following are encoded in one genomic region:
- the nirD gene encoding nitrite reductase small subunit NirD: MKLTTEKWLDIAALNDIPRRGGRVLKVAGGCIALFRTNDDQVFALDDRCPHKAGPLSQGIVHGAAVTCPLHNWVISLETGEAMGADEGQVATYSAKVSNGRVLVGQECLRLGMEPADG, encoded by the coding sequence ATGAAACTCACCACCGAGAAATGGCTCGACATCGCCGCCCTGAACGATATCCCGCGCCGGGGCGGCCGGGTGCTGAAGGTGGCTGGCGGCTGCATTGCGCTGTTCCGCACCAATGACGATCAGGTCTTTGCGCTGGATGACCGCTGCCCGCACAAGGCCGGTCCGCTCAGCCAGGGCATCGTCCACGGCGCGGCGGTCACCTGTCCGCTGCACAACTGGGTCATCAGCCTGGAGACCGGCGAGGCGATGGGCGCGGATGAGGGCCAGGTCGCGACCTACTCCGCGAAGGTCTCCAACGGTCGCGTGCTGGTCGGCCAGGAATGCCTGCGTCTGGGCATGGAGCCGGCGGATGGCTGA
- a CDS encoding ABC transporter ATP-binding protein produces MAFLELKNLTKSYGTGAARTVVLDGIDLEVEEGEFVAVVGFSGSGKTTLISAIAGLIAPDGGEIRLKGAPVVGPGPERGVVFQSYSLMPWLSVEGNVALAVDSVFARESRAERRARTRRYIEMVGLDHATDRKPAELSGGMRQRVAVARALAMSPEILLLDEPLSALDALTRAKLQDEIIRIWSQERRTVVLITNDVDEALLLADRIVPLNPGPKATLGPPFKVDLPRPRERTAMNHDAGFKTLRAEITQYLMKVGLERGASAKDDLVLPNVVPITQEETGDRPPEAWLEAADSPREDRYLEFVNLKKVYPTPTGQLTVVDGFEMKMKKGEFISLIGHSGCGKSTVLSMTAGLNPISSGGVILDGREIAGAGPERAVVFQAPSLMPWLTARENVSIGVERVYPKASTAERSDIVEYYLSRVGLSDAMDRLAADLSNGMKQRVGIARAFALSPKLLLLDEPFGMLDSLTRWELQEVLMDVWKRTKVTAICVTHDVDEAILLADRVVMMTNGPNARIGRIMEVDLPRPRTRKALLEHSDYYRYREQLLTFLEEYEGGANTAPAGEEKDPENGSKVEEAA; encoded by the coding sequence ATGGCGTTTCTCGAACTGAAGAACCTGACCAAGTCCTACGGCACCGGGGCCGCGCGCACGGTGGTCCTGGACGGCATCGACCTGGAAGTCGAGGAGGGCGAGTTCGTCGCCGTCGTCGGCTTCTCCGGCTCGGGCAAGACGACGCTGATCAGCGCTATCGCCGGACTGATCGCTCCCGACGGCGGCGAGATCCGCTTGAAGGGCGCGCCGGTCGTCGGTCCTGGTCCGGAGCGGGGCGTGGTCTTCCAGAGCTACTCCCTGATGCCCTGGCTGTCGGTCGAGGGCAACGTGGCGCTGGCCGTCGATTCCGTCTTCGCCCGGGAGAGCCGGGCCGAACGGCGGGCGCGCACGCGGCGCTATATCGAGATGGTCGGTCTTGACCACGCGACTGACCGCAAGCCCGCCGAGCTCTCGGGCGGCATGCGCCAGCGTGTGGCCGTCGCCAGGGCGCTGGCCATGAGCCCGGAGATCCTGCTGCTCGACGAGCCGCTGTCGGCGCTGGATGCGCTGACCCGCGCCAAGCTGCAGGACGAGATCATCCGCATCTGGTCGCAGGAACGGCGCACGGTGGTCTTGATCACCAATGACGTGGACGAGGCGCTCCTGCTTGCCGACCGCATCGTCCCGCTCAACCCGGGACCGAAGGCGACGCTGGGCCCGCCCTTCAAGGTGGACCTGCCGCGCCCCCGCGAGCGCACAGCGATGAACCACGATGCGGGTTTCAAGACGCTGCGAGCCGAGATCACCCAGTACTTGATGAAGGTGGGACTGGAGCGCGGCGCCAGCGCCAAGGACGATCTCGTGCTTCCCAACGTGGTCCCCATCACCCAGGAGGAGACCGGCGACCGGCCGCCGGAGGCCTGGCTGGAGGCGGCCGACAGCCCGCGCGAGGACCGTTACCTGGAATTCGTCAACCTGAAGAAGGTCTATCCGACGCCGACGGGGCAGCTGACGGTCGTCGACGGCTTCGAGATGAAGATGAAGAAGGGCGAGTTCATCTCGCTCATCGGCCATTCGGGTTGCGGCAAGTCGACGGTGCTGTCGATGACCGCGGGCCTGAACCCCATCTCCTCCGGCGGCGTCATTCTCGACGGCCGGGAGATCGCGGGCGCCGGTCCGGAACGGGCCGTGGTCTTCCAGGCACCGAGCCTGATGCCCTGGCTGACCGCGCGGGAGAACGTCTCCATCGGTGTCGAGCGGGTCTATCCGAAGGCGTCGACCGCGGAGCGCTCCGACATCGTCGAGTACTACCTCTCGCGCGTCGGGCTCTCCGACGCGATGGACCGCCTCGCCGCCGACCTTTCCAACGGCATGAAGCAGCGCGTCGGCATCGCCCGGGCCTTCGCCCTCTCCCCCAAGCTGCTGCTGCTGGACGAGCCCTTCGGCATGCTCGACAGCCTGACGCGTTGGGAGCTGCAGGAGGTCCTGATGGATGTCTGGAAGCGCACCAAGGTCACCGCGATCTGCGTCACCCACGACGTCGACGAGGCAATCCTGCTGGCCGACCGGGTGGTGATGATGACCAACGGCCCCAACGCCCGGATCGGCCGCATCATGGAGGTGGACCTGCCGCGCCCACGCACCCGCAAGGCGCTTCTGGAGCACTCCGACTACTACCGCTACCGCGAGCAGCTTCTGACCTTCCTCGAGGAGTACGAAGGCGGCGCCAACACCGCGCCTGCCGGCGAAGAGAAGGACCCGGAGAACGGCTCGAAAGTCGAGGAGGCCGCGTAA
- a CDS encoding nitrate reductase, giving the protein MADSGAFPPVRTTCPYCGVGCGVLVRRRGDGGIEVTGDPDHPANYGRLCSKGAALAETLGLEGRLLYPEMDGRRVAWRAAIRRVAERFRETIAEHGPDSVAFYISGQLLTEDYYVANKLMKGFIGSANIDTNSRLCMASSVAGHRRAFGSDTVPGCYDDLDKADLVVLTGSNLAWCHPVLFQRLLVAREARPEMKIVAIDPRRTATAELADLHLRIRPGGDVALFNGLLHWLHAEGCIDVGFVARHTDGLEAALAAADDDLAAIETATGVSQHQLAAFYALFAGTEQAVTVYSQGVNQAVDGTDRVNAIINCHLFTGRIGRPGMGPFSVTGQPNAMGGREVGGLANQLACHMELDDVDHRALVQNFWDAPAVPDTAGLKAVDLFRAIEDGRIKAVWIMATNPVVSLPEADRVRRALEKCSFVVVSDVERHTDTTALADVLLPAAAWGEKDGTVTNSERRISRQRAFSACPGLARPDWLIIRDVAREMGFGAAFDYDGPADVFREFAALSAHGNHGSRDFDLSGLTGLTPAGYDALQPVQWPVRHAGNGGQERFFAEGGFFTANGRARFVATPAGQSPAHAFHLNTGRIRDQWHTMTRTGRAPRLSRHLAEPFVEIHPVDAGHHDVQPADLVVLENAFGRVVARALITDAQRRGSLFMPMHWSGPWSGAARVDALIESITDPVSGQPALKSGTVRFSVFRPGWYGFAVSVERPAAAGLAYWALARTEGGFRMECAGLDAIPGEAGATALLGLSAAPEATRLQYRDERGGSYRLVIFRGDRPVGLFFAARTPVAVERNWLAGCLDRAITDAAGHTALLAGRPGGASCAAGALICACNGIGANAIRAAIEGGATTMVEVGRRTRAGTGCGSCLSEIKRMLDHGVATETV; this is encoded by the coding sequence ATGGCTGACAGCGGCGCATTCCCGCCGGTCCGCACCACTTGCCCCTATTGCGGGGTCGGATGCGGCGTGCTGGTGCGCCGTCGCGGCGACGGGGGGATCGAAGTGACGGGCGATCCGGATCATCCCGCCAACTATGGCCGCCTCTGCTCCAAGGGGGCGGCCCTGGCCGAGACCCTGGGCCTGGAGGGCAGGCTGCTCTACCCGGAAATGGACGGTCGGCGCGTAGCCTGGCGCGCCGCCATCCGCCGGGTCGCCGAGCGGTTTCGCGAAACCATCGCCGAGCACGGGCCGGACTCCGTTGCCTTCTACATCTCGGGCCAGCTGCTGACCGAGGACTACTACGTTGCCAACAAGCTGATGAAGGGCTTCATCGGCTCGGCGAATATCGACACCAACTCGCGGCTTTGCATGGCGTCCTCCGTGGCCGGCCACCGGCGGGCCTTCGGTTCCGACACTGTGCCCGGCTGCTATGACGATCTGGACAAAGCCGACCTAGTGGTTCTTACAGGTTCGAACCTGGCGTGGTGCCATCCGGTCCTGTTCCAGCGCCTGCTGGTGGCCCGGGAGGCGCGGCCCGAAATGAAGATCGTCGCCATTGATCCGCGCCGGACGGCGACGGCGGAACTGGCCGACCTGCACCTGCGGATCCGGCCGGGTGGCGACGTGGCCCTTTTCAACGGCCTGCTGCACTGGCTTCACGCCGAGGGCTGCATCGACGTCGGCTTCGTCGCACGCCACACCGACGGTCTGGAAGCGGCGCTGGCGGCGGCGGATGACGACCTGGCCGCAATCGAGACGGCGACCGGCGTATCGCAGCACCAACTTGCGGCATTCTACGCACTGTTCGCAGGGACGGAGCAGGCGGTCACGGTCTACAGCCAGGGCGTCAACCAGGCCGTCGACGGCACCGATCGGGTCAACGCAATCATCAACTGCCATCTGTTCACCGGACGGATCGGGCGGCCCGGCATGGGACCGTTCTCCGTCACTGGCCAGCCCAATGCCATGGGCGGGAGGGAAGTTGGCGGTCTGGCCAATCAGCTCGCCTGTCACATGGAACTGGACGATGTCGATCATCGTGCGCTGGTGCAGAATTTCTGGGATGCACCGGCGGTTCCCGACACGGCCGGACTCAAGGCGGTCGACCTGTTCCGCGCGATCGAGGACGGCAGGATTAAGGCTGTCTGGATCATGGCGACCAACCCCGTGGTGTCCCTGCCGGAGGCTGACCGAGTCCGCCGTGCTCTGGAAAAATGTTCCTTCGTCGTGGTTTCCGACGTGGAACGCCACACCGACACTACCGCGCTGGCGGATGTCCTCTTGCCCGCCGCGGCCTGGGGCGAGAAGGACGGCACCGTCACCAACTCGGAACGCCGTATAAGCCGCCAGCGTGCCTTTTCCGCCTGTCCCGGCCTGGCGCGCCCCGACTGGCTCATCATCCGCGACGTCGCCCGGGAAATGGGTTTCGGCGCGGCCTTCGACTACGACGGGCCGGCGGATGTCTTCCGGGAGTTCGCCGCGCTTTCGGCACATGGCAATCACGGTAGCCGCGACTTCGATCTGAGCGGACTGACCGGGCTGACACCGGCGGGCTACGACGCCCTCCAGCCGGTACAATGGCCGGTTCGGCATGCCGGCAACGGCGGGCAGGAACGTTTCTTCGCGGAGGGCGGATTCTTCACTGCCAATGGCCGTGCCCGCTTCGTCGCCACGCCTGCCGGACAATCTCCCGCCCATGCGTTTCATCTGAACACCGGCCGCATCCGAGACCAGTGGCACACCATGACGCGCACCGGTCGAGCACCGCGCCTTTCGCGCCACCTGGCCGAGCCATTTGTCGAGATCCATCCGGTAGACGCGGGGCACCATGATGTCCAGCCGGCTGATCTGGTGGTGCTCGAGAACGCTTTCGGCCGGGTTGTGGCCCGGGCCCTGATCACAGATGCTCAGCGTCGCGGCAGCCTGTTCATGCCGATGCACTGGAGCGGCCCATGGTCCGGCGCGGCGCGTGTTGACGCGCTGATCGAGAGCATCACGGATCCGGTGTCCGGACAGCCGGCGCTGAAATCCGGCACTGTCCGTTTCTCGGTCTTCCGGCCAGGCTGGTACGGCTTCGCGGTCAGCGTGGAGCGTCCGGCGGCAGCGGGGCTTGCCTACTGGGCACTGGCGCGGACCGAAGGCGGGTTCCGCATGGAATGCGCAGGGCTCGACGCCATACCGGGCGAGGCCGGGGCCACCGCGCTGCTGGGTCTGTCCGCGGCGCCGGAGGCGACGCGGCTGCAGTATCGCGACGAGCGGGGCGGCAGCTATCGTCTGGTCATCTTCCGGGGCGACCGTCCCGTGGGCCTGTTCTTCGCCGCGCGCACCCCGGTCGCAGTCGAGCGGAACTGGCTGGCCGGTTGCCTCGACCGGGCGATCACCGACGCAGCCGGGCACACCGCCCTGCTGGCAGGCCGCCCGGGTGGCGCGTCATGTGCCGCCGGCGCGCTCATCTGCGCCTGCAACGGCATCGGCGCCAACGCTATCCG
- the nirB gene encoding nitrite reductase large subunit NirB, with the protein MVDSTKTDNRERLVVIGNGMAAGRVLEELFERERDRYRVTVFNAEPRVNYNRIMLSPVLSGEKTYEEILIHDDAWYAANGVELIRGEKVIAINRDERKVISAVGTVADYDRLIVATGSQPFIIPVPGHDLDGVLTYRDLDDVEAMLAAAEKGGRAVVIGGGLLGLEAAAGLKARGMDVTVLHLMPTLMERQLDQSAGYLLQKAIEARGIEVVTRANTHEIAGAAGAVRAVRLDDGREIPADIVVMAVGIKPNVDLAKDAGLEVNRGLLVDDLMRTSDPAIYAVGECVEHRGQCYGLVAPLYEMAKTVGAGLAGDDGLAYRGSLTATKLKVTGVDLYSAGELAEGDDREEIVLRDAAHSIYKRLVLQENRIIGAVLYGDTADGPWFFQHIKNGTDISEMRETLIFGQGFAGAGPLDPMAAVAALPDDAEICGCNGVCKSRIVSAIEGGQATLDGVRATTKASSSCGSCTGLVEQLLELSLGGDFARAVADGMCPCTDLGHGEVRRLIAAKELMSIPAVMQELQWKTSCGCAKCRPALNYYLLATWPGIYVDDQQSRFINERVHANIQKDGTYSVVPRMWGGITNPTELRAIADVADKFAIPTVKVTGGQRIDLLGVKKEDLPAVWADLNAAGLVSGHAYGKALRTVKTCVGNEWCRFGTQASVSLGVQMERFLWGAWTPHKVKMAVSGCPRNCAEATVKDFGVVCVDSGFELHFAGAAGMEVKATQLLCKVVAEEDVLEHCAALLQLYRQEAHYLDRMHKWLARVGMDHVQAAVVEDADNRRDLYERFVFSQRFAQSDPWSERAAGRDSHEFTPLEGPKLEAVT; encoded by the coding sequence ATGGTTGACAGTACGAAGACCGACAACCGGGAAAGGCTCGTCGTGATCGGGAACGGCATGGCGGCGGGCCGCGTCCTGGAGGAACTGTTCGAGCGCGAGCGGGACCGTTACCGGGTGACCGTGTTCAACGCCGAGCCGCGCGTGAACTACAACCGGATCATGCTCTCGCCGGTGCTCTCGGGCGAAAAGACCTACGAGGAGATCCTGATCCACGACGACGCGTGGTACGCGGCGAACGGGGTCGAACTGATCCGCGGCGAGAAGGTTATCGCCATCAACCGGGACGAGCGGAAAGTCATCTCCGCCGTGGGCACGGTCGCAGACTATGACAGGTTGATCGTCGCCACCGGCTCGCAGCCCTTCATCATCCCGGTGCCCGGCCACGATCTGGACGGCGTGCTCACCTACCGCGATCTGGACGACGTCGAGGCCATGCTGGCGGCGGCGGAGAAGGGCGGCCGGGCGGTCGTCATCGGCGGCGGCCTGCTGGGCCTGGAGGCGGCGGCCGGCCTGAAGGCGCGCGGCATGGATGTGACCGTGCTGCACCTGATGCCCACGCTGATGGAACGACAGCTGGACCAGAGCGCCGGCTACCTGCTGCAGAAGGCGATCGAGGCCCGCGGCATCGAGGTCGTGACCCGCGCCAACACCCACGAGATCGCCGGCGCCGCTGGCGCCGTTCGCGCCGTCAGGCTGGACGACGGCCGCGAGATCCCGGCCGACATTGTCGTCATGGCCGTCGGCATCAAGCCGAACGTCGACCTCGCGAAGGATGCCGGGTTGGAGGTCAATCGCGGCCTGCTGGTCGACGACCTGATGCGCACGTCGGACCCGGCGATCTACGCCGTCGGCGAATGCGTCGAGCATCGCGGCCAGTGCTACGGCCTGGTCGCGCCGCTTTACGAGATGGCGAAAACCGTCGGCGCCGGCCTGGCGGGCGATGACGGCCTGGCCTATCGGGGCTCGCTCACCGCCACCAAGCTGAAGGTGACGGGCGTCGACCTCTATTCGGCGGGCGAGCTCGCCGAGGGCGATGACCGCGAAGAGATCGTGCTGCGCGATGCCGCACACTCCATCTACAAGCGGCTGGTGCTGCAGGAGAACCGCATCATCGGCGCGGTTCTCTACGGCGACACTGCCGACGGGCCCTGGTTCTTCCAGCATATCAAGAACGGCACCGACATCTCCGAAATGCGCGAGACCCTGATCTTCGGTCAGGGCTTCGCGGGAGCTGGTCCGCTGGACCCTATGGCGGCCGTTGCAGCCTTACCGGATGACGCGGAAATCTGCGGCTGCAACGGCGTCTGCAAGAGCCGGATCGTATCGGCCATCGAGGGCGGGCAGGCCACGCTGGACGGCGTCCGCGCCACGACCAAGGCCTCGTCCTCATGCGGATCCTGCACCGGTCTGGTGGAGCAGTTGCTGGAGCTAAGCCTTGGCGGAGACTTCGCCCGGGCGGTGGCGGATGGGATGTGTCCCTGCACCGATCTCGGCCATGGCGAGGTGCGTCGCCTGATCGCAGCCAAGGAGTTGATGTCGATCCCGGCGGTGATGCAGGAACTGCAGTGGAAAACGAGCTGCGGCTGCGCGAAGTGCCGCCCGGCGCTGAACTACTACCTGCTCGCCACCTGGCCCGGCATCTATGTCGACGATCAGCAGTCGCGCTTCATCAACGAGCGCGTTCACGCCAATATCCAGAAGGACGGCACCTATTCGGTCGTGCCGCGCATGTGGGGCGGGATCACCAATCCGACCGAGCTGCGCGCCATCGCCGACGTGGCCGACAAGTTCGCCATCCCGACGGTCAAGGTCACCGGCGGCCAGCGCATCGACCTGCTGGGCGTGAAGAAGGAAGACCTGCCGGCGGTCTGGGCAGACTTGAATGCCGCCGGTCTTGTCTCCGGCCACGCCTACGGTAAGGCGCTGCGCACGGTGAAGACATGCGTCGGCAATGAATGGTGTCGCTTCGGCACCCAGGCCTCGGTCTCGCTGGGCGTCCAGATGGAGCGCTTCCTGTGGGGCGCGTGGACGCCGCACAAGGTGAAGATGGCCGTGTCCGGCTGCCCCCGGAACTGCGCGGAGGCGACAGTAAAGGACTTCGGCGTCGTCTGCGTCGACAGCGGGTTCGAACTCCATTTTGCCGGCGCGGCCGGCATGGAGGTCAAGGCGACCCAGCTTCTCTGCAAGGTGGTGGCTGAAGAGGACGTGCTGGAGCACTGCGCCGCCCTGCTGCAGCTCTATCGCCAGGAAGCGCACTACCTCGACCGCATGCACAAATGGCTGGCCCGGGTCGGCATGGACCATGTCCAGGCGGCCGTGGTCGAGGACGCGGACAACCGCCGGGACCTTTACGAACGCTTCGTCTTCTCCCAGCGCTTCGCCCAGTCCGATCCGTGGAGCGAACGCGCGGCGGGCCGGGATTCACACGAGTTCACGCCCCTCGAGGGCCCGAAGCTGGAGGCCGTCACCTGA